One genomic segment of Novisyntrophococcus fermenticellae includes these proteins:
- a CDS encoding phage holin family protein, giving the protein MKEVWNWIQVLVAAAGGFFGWFFGGFDGFLYALLVFVVVDYITGVMCAIADKKLSSEVGFKGICKKVLIFVMVGVAHIMDIYLIGNGEVLRTAVIFFYCSNEGVSMLENATHLGLPIPEKLKAALEQLHGRSDDSSRPGDGG; this is encoded by the coding sequence ATGAAAGAAGTATGGAACTGGATTCAAGTATTGGTGGCAGCGGCCGGCGGATTCTTCGGCTGGTTTTTCGGCGGCTTTGACGGCTTTTTATATGCGCTGCTTGTGTTCGTAGTTGTGGACTACATCACCGGTGTCATGTGCGCCATAGCAGATAAAAAGCTGTCCAGCGAGGTCGGTTTTAAGGGCATCTGCAAGAAGGTACTGATTTTTGTAATGGTGGGCGTCGCGCACATTATGGACATCTATCTCATCGGCAACGGCGAGGTTCTGCGTACCGCCGTCATCTTTTTCTACTGCTCCAACGAAGGCGTGTCCATGCTGGAAAACGCAACGCATCTGGGGTTGCCTATTCCCGAAAAACTCAAGGCAGCACTGGAGCAGCTTCACGGGCGGAGCGACGATTCGTCAAGGCCGGGTGACGGAGGATGA